From Camelus dromedarius isolate mCamDro1 chromosome 12, mCamDro1.pat, whole genome shotgun sequence, the proteins below share one genomic window:
- the LOC105098014 gene encoding olfactory receptor 51B5, with amino-acid sequence MWPNSSFNAFLLTGFPDLEAAHHWISTPFFFVCLSVLFSNGTLLFLIKEDHTLHEPMYYFLAMLADTDLGLTLTTMPTVLGVLWLDHRETGNVACFSQAYFIHSLSFVESGVLLAMSYDRFIAIRNPLRYMSILTNNRVVKIGLGVLMRGFVSVVPPILPLYFFPYCHSSVLSHAFCLHQDVIKLACADTTFNRLYPVVLVVLIFVLDSLIILISYVLILKSVLSIASREERVKALNTCVSHICCVLVFYVTVIGLSLIHRFGKQVPHIVHLVMS; translated from the coding sequence ATGTGGCCCAACAGCAGCTTCAATGCCTTCCTCCTGACTGGCTTTCCGGACTTGGAGGCAGCTCACCACTGGATTTCCACACCCTTCTTTTTCGTCTGCCTCTCTGTCCTTTTCAGCAATGGCACCCTTCTCTTTCTCATTAAGGAAGATCACACTCTTCATGAGCCTATGTACTACTTTTTGGCCATGCTGGCAGACACAGACCTTGGGCTGACCTTGACTACGATGCCCACGGTGCTGGGAGTCCTCTGGCTGGATCACAGGGAGACTGGAAACGTAGCCTGCTTTTCTCAAGCCTACTTTATACACTCACTTTCCTTTGTAGAATCTGGCGTTTTGCTTGCTATGTCCTATGATCGTTTCATTGCCATTCGAAACCCCCTTAGGTATATGTCTATACTCACTAATAACCGAGTGGTGAAGATTGGGCTGGGAGTTCTGATGAGGGGGTTTGTATCTGTGGTCCCCCCAATCTTACCCCTTTACTTTTTCCCCTATTGCCATTCCTCTGTCCTTTCTCATGCATTCTGCCTTCACCAGGATGTCATCAAACTGGCCTGTGCTGACACTACCTTCAATCGACTGTATCCAGTTGTGCTTGTAGTTCTTATCTTTGTGCTGGATTCTCTGATTATTCTCATCTCCTATGTGTTGATACTCAAGAGTGTTCTGAGCATTGCCTCCAGAGAAGAGAGGGTCAAGGCCCTCAACACCTGTGTATCCCATATCTGCTGTGTCCTGGTTTTCTATGTCACAGTGATTGGGTTGTCTCTGATTCATCGGTTTGGGAAGCAGGTTCCACATATTGTCCACCTCGTtatgagttaa